CAAATGCTTTGGGCGTGCCGCGGTATTTATCCCAATAGTCTTCATCTTTGGGTCGGATTAAGTTGAGATCAACCGGGAAAGGCGGGTCCCAATCAGCCATGTTGTCGGCATCGGCGATTCCGGGAAAATCCGGGGTTAAGGTTTTGTCTATCGCCAGACCGGCCATAGCGACAACACCTTTCACATGAAAGGCTGCATGCTTGGTAAATAAATTATCACGCGGTCCGACGCCGAAATATTCCATCGTAATTGAATCGCCGGCGCTTACTCGCAGATCGCTTGCGGCCCAGTCGTTTAGCAAAATCTCATTGTCAGCGAGCTTTGGGGCCGGCTTGCCATTTTTAAGAAGTAGATTGCCGAACCCATCAACGACCGGAATCGGCAAAGCAGCTACAGTCGAGTACGGCAGAAGACGTCCTTTCGCTTCCATCTTATTGGCAAGATATGTGTAAACAGGCAAAGCCGGTAGGTTCAGCTTAGCGGCGGCTGACTTTGATGCGGCAGCGATTTGGGGAGATAAAATCGATTCGCTGCTTTCCAGAGCAAATCCCCTTTCCAGCTCGATGAATTTGAGTCCGAAGTCTTCAAAGCTTAAAGAAGCCGCAAGTACCTGTTGTAAAAAATCGAATGAATCATTTGCTTCGGGCGCGTCTTGTTGTGAAACCAGAATTGCGTTGACCTTATTTTTTTGGCCCAATGTTCTCTGCAAAACCGGCAGTGAGACATAGGCATTCAGCGGCAAGTTTTGATTCGCCTGCAAACTGAATCTGCCTAATCCTTCATCCGGAATAATTCTAGTCAAGCTCATCCTTGTTGTTTCAATCACATCTTCCGTGCTCTTTCTGCCCAGCAAAGAACTGCGTGCGATGTCACTCGGCTTTTCAAATGACAGGAGAATTTGGTCGCCGACTTCAGCCTTGAGCTGGTTTTGCAGTGATTGATTAATGATAATGGCAGGAAAAACCTGACCGGGTTTTTTTCTCAGGGAAGCGGATTCATCCGTCTCGAAAAAGGAAAAAAATTGCTCATCAACGGCAACAATGTTGATATTCGAAGCGCGGGTTTTTGAAGTTGAGTGAATTGCAGTGCCATTACTCAGAATGGCCGATGCGATGGTTTCGAATTGGTTTTTAAAATCTTTCGATGTGGCTAAATCGACCAGCAGGTCTTCCCGAAAGTATTTGTGCGTCACCAGCGCATAGTCGATTTTACCAAGCCGGTCGAGAGTTAAATCGCGCAAACTTCCGCGCACGGAATCCCCGACCAGAAGCGCGCCGGTCAAAACCGCAGTGGCCACTGCAGCTCCAAGAACCACGGCAAGGTTAATTCGCCAAAAATGGCTTAAGGGGGTGAGAATAGACATCGAGTATTGTTTTCCTGTGGCTTTCATATTGATTAAGGTAAAGAGGATTCAACACGAATGAACTAATATTGAAAAAATGAAAAACTTATTTCCCACCGAAATGCGCCGAACGCACCGAAATTCACCGAACTAGTAGTTATGATTTAGGACTGAAGTGCATTTTGCAGTCATTTTCAAGAATACAAAAATATCATACTTTCGGCGAACCTCGGCGACTTCGGTGTGATTCGGTGGGAAATTATATCTTTTGAAAATTTTTGTCCATCGAACAACTATTTGTATTATTGAAGTACTAAACTTCGACGCATTTACCCTCCTGCAATTCGAAACGCCGTTCGAATCGATTGGCAAGCTCGGGGTTGTGAGTCACGATAATCAGAATATTTTTTTCATCTCTATGAAGCTCGAAAAAAAGGTCGGCTACGGAGGCAGCGATTTTCCGGTCGAGGTTGCCGGTGGGTTCATCGCAAAGTAAAATATTGGGACTGTTGATCATCGCGCGGGCAATAGCCACACGCTGGCGTTCGCCTCCCGAGAGTTCAGCAGGCCGGTGCGTGATGCGGTCGGAAAGACCGACTTTCTCCAATAATTTTTTGGCGCGGTCTCGTTTATCTTCACCATTATTTTTAAAAGCCAGAGTCGGAATCAAAACATTTTCCAAAACCGAATACTGCGGCAAAAGGTGGTGGTCCTGAAATACAAAGCCTATTTTCTGATTGCGAAATTTGGCCAACTCCGTTTCAGAAAAAGAGCTTATATCCTGATTGTTGATTTCAATTTTGCCGGAAGTCGGGGAATCCAAAGTTCCGATTAAGTGCAGGAGAGTACTTTTGCCGCTGCCCGATGGGCCGGTCACCGCAAGCGCCTCGCCGCCTTTCATTTCAAAGGAAACGCCTTCGAGGACTTTGACCGGGCGTTCGGCAGTGCCGAAGTTTTTGTGAACGTCTTTTACGTTGAGTGAGTTTGAGTTGTGTGCCATATTATTTTGAGAACCTCCAAACGCTTTGAACGGTATCTCGCATCACTACAAGCGTACCATTCCATTCATCTTCACTGAATTCGTTGAATGCTTTCATGATTCTTTGATGAATTTTATTTTGATTTGGTTTACGAAGACGAATAATAAGAATACCTTGGTGGAATTCATTTCGATGTTGAGTAAAGCCTTTATCGGTTGTTATAAGAAGCCGGCTTTCATGCAGCGTTAATTGCCATAGTTTTTCGTCAACAAATCCTTCCTTTGGAGTACCCCGAATATCGAGCACATTATGACCCAACTTTTGTAAGGCTTCAACAGTAATGGCCGGAATATTCTCATCAACAAGTATCTTCATCTGTTAAAGTTCAATCGGCGTCACTTGTTCCTCCGCTAACGTTGCGGCATAATCAAGGCAGGCAAAAATATCCTTGCGGTCAATTGTCGGATACGCTTTGAGAAGATCATCAATTGTATCCCCGTTGGCCAACATACTTACAATCTGATGTACAGGAATGCGCTTGCCTTTAATACAAGCTTGTCCGTGACAGACTTCCGGATCAATTGAAATTCGTTCGTGCATTAGTTCCCTTAGATTATTGAACAATTTAAGTTGTTATCGTAACATTTCCAAACAAAAACTTCGAGAACGAAAAGCTGATAAGCGAATTTATTCCGTGCTCCTTGATTATACTTGACATTTTTAACAAATTCCATTAATTTTCTTATTATTATAAAGTTGGTATCCAATATGTTGAGCAGATTAGACAAAGCAACGATTATTAACTGTGCAAAAAAATACAACACAGGAGCTATTTATCTTTTTGGCTCTTCACTTGACAGACGTTCAGAAGCCAATGATATCGATCTGGCTGTTGAGTCAATTGAACCAAAATATTTTTTTAAGTTCCATGGTGAACTCCTCCGCTTGTTATCCAAACCCGTCGACCTGGTCGATCTTTCCCAAAGAAGCCTTTTTAACAAACTAGTCAAAGAAAAAGGCGTAAAGATTTATGGATAATCTCCTGCAAGAGATTGCTGCCGAAAAAGAAAATATTGAACGTACACTAAAAGCACTCGACGACACATTGCAGCGACCTGCCAGAGAGTTTGTGGAGCTTGCAGCTATCGCTACTTGTCTGCACAACGCCTATAACGGCATCGAGAATTTGCTCAAACGCACCTTGAAGTACCTGAAAATCACCTTACCCCACTCGGATACTTCTCATAAAGACCTGTTAGGGACTGCCGTGGCGCAGGGAATCATTTCACAAAAACTTGAGGAAAGCCTTGATGAATACCGAGCCTTTAGACATTTTTTTGTACATGGTTACGGTATCCTGTTACAAGAAGCACCTCTCCAGCCCTTGGCAGAAAATCTTTTCGGAGTTTGGAAGCATTTTGAAACTGAATTGAATGCCTTTATCGAATCACTGAGAAACTCCTGAAAGTCTTTAATCATAAAAATTTCTACGACCCCGGTGCTTCCTCAATCTTATCTGCAATAAAATCCGGAATCGGAATTGCTTTAATCTTTTCGCCGGGATTGCAGATACAGCAGGCTGAAGACATCTGCCC
This window of the candidate division KSB1 bacterium genome carries:
- a CDS encoding DUF433 domain-containing protein yields the protein MHERISIDPEVCHGQACIKGKRIPVHQIVSMLANGDTIDDLLKAYPTIDRKDIFACLDYAATLAEEQVTPIEL
- a CDS encoding DUF5615 family PIN-like protein translates to MKILVDENIPAITVEALQKLGHNVLDIRGTPKEGFVDEKLWQLTLHESRLLITTDKGFTQHRNEFHQGILIIRLRKPNQNKIHQRIMKAFNEFSEDEWNGTLVVMRDTVQSVWRFSK
- a CDS encoding ABC transporter ATP-binding protein, giving the protein MAHNSNSLNVKDVHKNFGTAERPVKVLEGVSFEMKGGEALAVTGPSGSGKSTLLHLIGTLDSPTSGKIEINNQDISSFSETELAKFRNQKIGFVFQDHHLLPQYSVLENVLIPTLAFKNNGEDKRDRAKKLLEKVGLSDRITHRPAELSGGERQRVAIARAMINSPNILLCDEPTGNLDRKIAASVADLFFELHRDEKNILIIVTHNPELANRFERRFELQEGKCVEV
- a CDS encoding FtsX-like permease family protein, whose translation is MSILTPLSHFWRINLAVVLGAAVATAVLTGALLVGDSVRGSLRDLTLDRLGKIDYALVTHKYFREDLLVDLATSKDFKNQFETIASAILSNGTAIHSTSKTRASNINIVAVDEQFFSFFETDESASLRKKPGQVFPAIIINQSLQNQLKAEVGDQILLSFEKPSDIARSSLLGRKSTEDVIETTRMSLTRIIPDEGLGRFSLQANQNLPLNAYVSLPVLQRTLGQKNKVNAILVSQQDAPEANDSFDFLQQVLAASLSFEDFGLKFIELERGFALESSESILSPQIAAASKSAAAKLNLPALPVYTYLANKMEAKGRLLPYSTVAALPIPVVDGFGNLLLKNGKPAPKLADNEILLNDWAASDLRVSAGDSITMEYFGVGPRDNLFTKHAAFHVKGVVAMAGLAIDKTLTPDFPGIADADNMADWDPPFPVDLNLIRPKDEDYWDKYRGTPKAFVSEETGRKLWGSRFGHVTSLRFAVNPESETADVEELFANEFLANVTPEQFDFVFQPVKAQGLASSKGATDFSGLFVGFSFFLIISAALLVGLLFRLGVEQRGREIGMLLAVGFPLRRVRRQFMSEGAVLAVIGALLGTGGALFYTWLLMTGLRTWWLAAVGSPFLFLHITPASLAIGFGSSLLIVFLSIWIGLRKLSKIPPPALLAGVTTILKQVRASRKAKVTAISALILAGVLTVVTFSLESAAAGLFFGIGTLLLVSGLAFFAIWLRGSHKALSSQAGSTPIARMAARNSPRNPGR